One genomic region from Kamptonema formosum PCC 6407 encodes:
- a CDS encoding nitrate ABC transporter ATP-binding protein (This model describes the ATP binding subunits of ATP-binding cassette (ABC) transporters for nitrate transport, or for bicarbonate transport, in bacteria and archaea.), producing the protein MSKNEEEGKLFPSQLSTVNSELLIPNSSVMQTLDSTKKTQVESLKSEPFLTIEDVSKVYETPKGPYTVLDGVNLTINEGEFICLIGHSGCGKSTLLNMVAGFNQPTTGKLKLKGKWIEEPGPDRMVVFQNYSLLPWLSATENIHLGVGTVFADKSHADQMQIVNEHLELVGLTEAAHKRPGQLSGGMKQRVAIARALATSPQVLILDEPFGALDPITREELQEELLNIWRENKVTIIMITHDIDEALFLADRVVMMTNGPSAHIGEDLKIPFSRPRNRARIMEDPHYYELRNFALDFLFRRFAHSDVEEEESTAPSSTSSVPQLETSATEEKPENAPVTKAEVESAASATKPFATIPFNASKDTKEANMSSELNSHSSKSPESSPGKIMAFGAIWLATTIGLTIVSVGSVANLQKETAKTETTTISASPVPIASPPPPSAMSAAPMSVPSSMSAAPAIAPSSVSAIDAAPASATASTNSAPATTDATSAPRITDKAEIDALKQKLYTQIDTTWKTTPTFTEDLVYKVKVKQDGTILGYEATNQVAKNFVQETPLASIQNSASSASATAEKTAEFRVTFSTANGGALDVKPWE; encoded by the coding sequence ATGAGTAAAAATGAGGAAGAGGGAAAACTTTTCCCTTCCCAATTATCCACAGTCAATTCCGAATTGTTAATTCCTAATTCCTCCGTTATGCAAACTCTAGACAGCACAAAGAAAACCCAAGTCGAATCTTTAAAGTCAGAACCTTTTCTGACGATTGAAGACGTATCGAAAGTTTATGAAACTCCCAAAGGGCCCTATACGGTTCTTGATGGTGTTAACCTCACTATTAATGAAGGGGAATTTATTTGTCTGATTGGTCACTCCGGCTGCGGCAAATCTACTTTGCTGAATATGGTGGCAGGATTCAATCAACCTACGACTGGGAAGTTGAAGCTTAAAGGTAAGTGGATTGAGGAACCGGGGCCAGACAGAATGGTGGTGTTTCAAAACTATTCTTTGTTGCCTTGGCTGAGTGCTACAGAAAACATCCATCTGGGAGTAGGAACGGTTTTTGCTGACAAATCTCATGCCGATCAGATGCAGATTGTTAATGAACATTTGGAGTTAGTTGGACTGACTGAAGCCGCCCACAAAAGACCCGGCCAACTATCAGGCGGGATGAAACAAAGAGTGGCGATCGCGCGAGCTCTGGCTACTAGCCCTCAAGTGTTGATTTTAGATGAACCTTTTGGAGCACTAGACCCGATTACCCGCGAAGAATTGCAGGAAGAATTGCTCAATATTTGGCGGGAAAATAAGGTAACGATAATCATGATTACTCATGACATTGATGAGGCTTTATTCTTAGCCGATCGCGTCGTGATGATGACCAATGGCCCCTCTGCTCACATTGGTGAAGACTTGAAAATTCCTTTTTCTCGCCCCCGCAATCGGGCGAGAATTATGGAAGATCCGCATTACTATGAATTGCGTAATTTCGCTCTAGATTTCCTGTTTCGTCGTTTCGCTCATTCGGATGTGGAAGAGGAGGAGAGTACAGCGCCAAGCAGCACAAGCAGCGTACCGCAGTTGGAAACTTCAGCAACCGAGGAAAAACCAGAAAACGCACCTGTTACAAAAGCTGAGGTTGAATCTGCTGCATCTGCTACAAAACCCTTTGCCACAATCCCATTTAATGCCTCAAAAGATACAAAGGAGGCAAATATGTCATCGGAACTAAACTCTCATTCCTCGAAATCTCCAGAATCATCACCTGGAAAAATTATGGCTTTTGGAGCAATATGGTTGGCGACAACGATCGGGCTGACTATAGTGAGTGTTGGTTCAGTTGCTAATCTGCAAAAAGAGACGGCGAAAACGGAAACAACTACTATCTCGGCAAGTCCAGTCCCGATCGCTAGTCCTCCCCCTCCGAGTGCGATGAGTGCAGCACCTATGAGTGTTCCTAGTTCTATGAGTGCAGCACCCGCGATCGCTCCTAGTTCTGTGAGTGCGATCGATGCAGCACCCGCGAGTGCAACTGCTAGCACCAATTCTGCACCCGCAACTACTGATGCTACTTCTGCGCCGAGAATTACAGACAAAGCTGAGATAGACGCTCTCAAGCAAAAGCTTTACACCCAAATTGACACGACTTGGAAAACAACCCCGACTTTTACCGAAGATTTAGTTTACAAGGTTAAAGTTAAGCAAGACGGCACAATTTTGGGGTATGAAGCTACTAATCAAGTAGCTAAAAATTTCGTACAAGAAACTCCTCTAGCCTCCATCCAAAATTCTGCCAGTTCTGCATCGGCTACTGCTGAAAAAACAGCAGAATTTCGGGTGACTTTTAGCACTGCCAATGGCGGCGCTCTAGATGTTAAGCCTTGGGAATAG